One region of Algihabitans albus genomic DNA includes:
- a CDS encoding pyridoxal-phosphate-dependent aminotransferase family protein yields the protein MALHTGRHFLQIPGPTNVPDRVLRAMDHPTMDHRGLEFADLGAEVLAGTKRVFQTEGTVVIYPASGTGAWEAALVNTLSPGDKVLMFETGHFATLWMKMAGSLGIDAEFVPGDWRRGVDPALVEEKLRADKGHAVKAVCVVHNETSTGVTSRIAEVRKAIDAAGHPALLLVDTISSLASIDYRHDDWGVDVTVSGSQKGLMLPPGLSFNAVSDKALAAGKTAKLPRSYWAWDDMLGPNAKGFFPYTPATNLLYGLREALKMLLEEEGLENVFARHDRHAEATRRAVRAWGLELLCQEPREYSSALTAVVMPEGSDADALRKVILDRFDMSLGAGLSRLAGKVFRIGHLGAFNDLMLAGTLAGVEMGLAAARVPYKAGGVLAAMDYLAGAEEVAAPKMAAAGD from the coding sequence ATGGCTCTGCACACCGGCCGTCATTTTCTACAGATCCCGGGACCGACCAACGTACCCGACCGGGTGCTGCGGGCCATGGATCATCCGACCATGGATCATCGCGGCCTGGAGTTCGCGGACCTGGGAGCCGAGGTCCTGGCGGGGACGAAGCGGGTGTTCCAGACCGAGGGCACGGTGGTGATCTACCCGGCTTCCGGGACCGGTGCCTGGGAAGCGGCGTTGGTGAACACGCTGTCGCCCGGCGACAAGGTGCTGATGTTCGAGACGGGTCACTTCGCCACGCTCTGGATGAAGATGGCCGGCAGTCTGGGCATCGACGCCGAGTTCGTGCCCGGCGACTGGCGCCGCGGCGTCGACCCGGCCTTGGTCGAGGAAAAGCTGCGCGCCGACAAAGGCCATGCCGTCAAGGCGGTCTGCGTCGTGCACAACGAGACCTCGACGGGTGTCACGAGCCGTATCGCCGAGGTGCGCAAGGCTATCGACGCAGCGGGACATCCGGCCTTGCTGCTGGTCGATACGATCTCCTCGCTCGCCTCCATCGACTATCGTCACGACGACTGGGGTGTCGACGTCACCGTTTCGGGGTCTCAGAAGGGCCTGATGCTGCCGCCGGGGCTGAGCTTCAACGCGGTCAGCGACAAGGCCTTGGCCGCCGGCAAGACGGCGAAGCTGCCCCGGTCCTACTGGGCCTGGGACGACATGCTCGGCCCCAACGCCAAGGGTTTCTTCCCCTACACACCGGCCACCAACCTGCTCTACGGCCTGCGCGAAGCGCTGAAGATGCTGCTGGAGGAAGAGGGGCTGGAGAATGTCTTCGCCCGCCACGACCGCCACGCCGAAGCGACGCGCAGGGCCGTGCGCGCCTGGGGACTGGAACTGCTGTGCCAGGAACCGCGCGAGTATTCCTCCGCGCTCACGGCCGTGGTGATGCCCGAGGGCAGCGACGCGGACGCTCTGCGCAAGGTGATTCTCGACCGCTTCGACATGTCGCTCGGCGCCGGTCTCTCCAGGCTCGCGGGCAAGGTTTTCCGGATCGGTCACCTTGGCGCCTTTAACGACCTGATGCTGGCCGGGACCTTGGCCGGAGTGGAGATGGGACTCGCGGCGGCCCGCGTTCCCTACAAGGCGGGCGGCGTGCTGGCCGCGATGGACTACCTGGCCGGCGCCGAAGAGGTCGCCGCGCCAAAAATGGCTGCAGCCGGCGACTAG
- a CDS encoding TRAP transporter small permease: MSSVLASSPSLLERISKVVERFLEIVVIGLMVILTALIIVSVVYRKLDASLSFADEVASILLAWLTYYGAALAALKRGHIGFDGLLLSLPPSIRLPLAAVSEALVIFFFGLMAWMGWKVLVVLEGMTLVSLNWVPVQLTQSVIPIGGALFILCELLSLPAHWQRVKAGVSHEREEIEEIARHHMDENSALPAADGPLGQGEAATAALRRAQS; this comes from the coding sequence ATGTCGTCTGTCCTGGCTTCGTCTCCGAGTCTGCTCGAGCGGATCTCGAAAGTCGTCGAACGCTTCCTCGAGATCGTGGTGATCGGCCTGATGGTCATTCTGACGGCCCTGATCATCGTCTCGGTGGTCTATCGCAAGCTCGATGCTTCGCTCAGCTTCGCCGACGAGGTTGCTTCCATCCTGCTGGCCTGGCTGACCTACTATGGTGCGGCCCTGGCGGCCCTGAAGCGGGGGCATATAGGCTTCGATGGGCTTCTGCTCTCGCTGCCGCCGTCGATCCGCTTGCCCCTTGCCGCTGTTTCGGAAGCACTGGTGATCTTTTTCTTCGGCCTGATGGCCTGGATGGGTTGGAAGGTCTTGGTCGTCCTGGAGGGCATGACGCTGGTCAGCCTGAACTGGGTGCCCGTGCAGCTGACGCAGTCGGTCATTCCGATCGGCGGCGCGCTGTTCATTCTCTGCGAGCTCTTGAGCCTTCCGGCGCACTGGCAGCGCGTCAAGGCCGGCGTCAGTCACGAGCGTGAGGAAATCGAGGAGATCGCGCGCCATCACATGGATGAGAACAGCGCTTTGCCGGCGGCGGACGGCCCGTTGGGACAGGGCGAGGCCGCTACGGCAGCGCTACGGAGGGCGCAGTCATGA
- a CDS encoding TRAP transporter substrate-binding protein has protein sequence MKMLKFAGALLVSASLVAPAAAKELKFGHVGAPGSLFAVSAEHFAEQANGRLPDGWSVAVFGSSQLGKDREMLQKLKLGTIDFALPSTVMSSVTPEFGLFEMPYLVKDRDHMRLIEAEVVQPTLLPAAEREGYKILALWENGFRNITNNAKPINTPDDLQGVKLRTPNGEWRVNMFRSYGANPTPMAFSEVFVALQTGVIDGQENPLAQIASAKFNEVQDYLSMTGHVYTPAYVTVSANHFTKLPEDVQSVLMEVAQETQDFVYETAAQMDIDLLDQLKAGGMQVNEPDKQAFIDASASIYEAFAEQVDGGAEMVETSISLGAGS, from the coding sequence ATGAAGATGTTGAAATTCGCCGGTGCCTTGCTGGTGTCCGCCAGCCTCGTTGCGCCGGCGGCGGCCAAGGAACTGAAATTCGGTCACGTCGGAGCGCCGGGATCTCTCTTCGCCGTCTCCGCCGAGCACTTCGCCGAGCAGGCCAACGGGCGGCTGCCGGACGGCTGGTCCGTCGCCGTTTTCGGCTCCAGCCAGCTCGGCAAGGACCGCGAGATGCTGCAGAAGCTGAAGCTCGGCACGATCGACTTCGCGCTGCCCTCGACGGTGATGTCGTCCGTTACGCCCGAGTTCGGGTTGTTCGAGATGCCCTACCTGGTGAAAGACCGCGATCACATGCGGCTGATCGAGGCGGAGGTCGTGCAGCCGACCCTGCTTCCGGCCGCCGAGCGCGAGGGCTACAAGATCCTGGCGCTTTGGGAAAACGGCTTCCGCAACATCACCAACAACGCCAAGCCGATCAATACCCCGGACGACCTGCAGGGCGTCAAGCTGCGTACCCCGAACGGCGAGTGGCGGGTGAACATGTTCCGTTCCTACGGCGCCAATCCGACGCCGATGGCATTCTCGGAGGTCTTCGTCGCCCTGCAGACCGGTGTGATCGACGGCCAGGAAAACCCCCTGGCGCAGATCGCCTCGGCGAAGTTCAACGAAGTTCAGGATTATCTCTCCATGACCGGCCACGTCTACACGCCGGCCTATGTGACCGTCAGCGCAAATCACTTTACGAAGTTGCCGGAAGACGTTCAGTCGGTGCTCATGGAAGTGGCGCAAGAGACTCAGGACTTCGTTTATGAGACGGCGGCACAGATGGATATCGATCTGCTCGATCAGCTCAAGGCGGGCGGCATGCAGGTGAACGAGCCTGACAAGCAGGCCTTTATCGATGCCAGTGCCTCGATCTACGAGGCCTTCGCCGAGCAGGTCGATGGCGGCGCAGAAATGGTGGAAACGTCCATCAGCCTGGGCGCCGGCTCCTAA
- a CDS encoding TRAP transporter large permease, with protein sequence MILGVMLSGLFALILMGIPIAVALGLVAVGAIWYSDGFDALVNVALVMYDGATKFPLLAIPMFVLAGAIMNASGISRRLIAFASALLGFIRGGLAMINIGVSMFFAEISGSAVADVAATGSILIPAMKKRGYPKAFAAAVTSSSASLAIIIPPSIPMILYGVMADASIVQLFVAGIVPGVLGGFSLMLISYLLARHYGWPVEEIFNLRRVWVTFKEALAALFLPIIILGSIFGGVVTATEGAGLAVAAALFIGGVIYRDLNLTFLRAALLDGAMQTAVVMLLVASSALVGVYLTEQQLPQQLAAWVLSITENPTAILAMMNVFFLIIGLFLHSAAAIILVVPVVVPLISMVGIDPVHFGLIVCLNLAIGQQTPPVASVLITACSIARANVWEVSKANIWFIGVLLAVLMLVTYVPAVPMTLVEVLYR encoded by the coding sequence ATGATCCTCGGCGTCATGCTCTCGGGGCTCTTCGCCCTGATCCTCATGGGAATTCCCATCGCCGTCGCCCTCGGCCTCGTGGCGGTCGGCGCCATCTGGTATTCGGACGGCTTCGATGCCCTGGTGAACGTGGCGCTCGTCATGTACGACGGCGCCACCAAGTTCCCGCTGCTCGCCATTCCCATGTTCGTGCTGGCCGGCGCCATCATGAACGCCTCCGGCATTTCCCGCCGTCTCATCGCCTTCGCCTCGGCCCTGCTCGGGTTCATCCGGGGCGGCCTGGCGATGATCAACATCGGCGTGTCGATGTTCTTTGCCGAGATCTCTGGTTCCGCCGTGGCCGACGTGGCGGCGACGGGCTCGATCCTGATTCCGGCGATGAAGAAGCGCGGCTACCCGAAGGCCTTCGCGGCTGCCGTCACCTCCTCCTCGGCCTCGCTGGCGATCATCATCCCGCCGTCGATCCCGATGATCCTCTACGGGGTGATGGCCGACGCCTCGATCGTTCAACTGTTCGTCGCCGGGATCGTACCGGGCGTGCTCGGCGGTTTCTCGCTCATGCTGATCTCCTACCTGCTGGCGCGGCATTATGGCTGGCCGGTCGAGGAGATCTTCAATCTCCGCCGGGTCTGGGTCACCTTCAAGGAGGCTCTGGCCGCGCTGTTCCTGCCGATCATCATCCTGGGCTCGATCTTCGGCGGTGTGGTCACGGCCACGGAGGGGGCGGGTCTGGCGGTGGCCGCCGCGCTCTTCATCGGCGGCGTGATCTACCGCGACCTCAACCTGACCTTCCTGCGGGCCGCGTTGCTGGACGGCGCGATGCAGACGGCGGTCGTGATGCTGTTGGTCGCGTCTTCCGCCCTGGTGGGTGTCTACCTGACCGAACAGCAATTGCCGCAGCAGCTTGCCGCCTGGGTACTCTCGATCACGGAGAACCCCACCGCGATCCTGGCCATGATGAACGTCTTCTTCCTCATCATCGGCCTGTTCCTGCACTCCGCCGCCGCCATCATCCTGGTGGTGCCGGTGGTCGTTCCTTTGATCTCCATGGTCGGCATCGATCCGGTTCACTTCGGACTGATCGTCTGTCTTAATCTGGCCATCGGCCAGCAGACGCCGCCCGTCGCGTCGGTGTTGATCACCGCCTGCTCGATCGCCCGCGCCAACGTCTGGGAGGTCAGCAAGGCCAACATCTGGTTCATCGGTGTGCTGCTGGCGGTCTTGATGCTGGTGACTTACGTACCCGCCGTGCCCATGACCCTGGTCGAAGTTCTGTACCGCTAA